From Haliotis asinina isolate JCU_RB_2024 chromosome 8, JCU_Hal_asi_v2, whole genome shotgun sequence, a single genomic window includes:
- the LOC137295297 gene encoding uncharacterized protein — protein sequence MHFTDDESTYHHDTYNYHSYHYNTYHYIYIYIIYHFNTNNYNIYHLNIYHYDTYNYHSYHYNTYHYIYIYIIYHFNTNNYNTYRHNTYNNTYYKCYTHHKYNNFHYITFNYNTFNYNTYLYNFYDQNIYDCNTYHNYNVYHYNTYHYNSYNYNTYKYGTSHYTNSNTYHNCNSYHTYSTYHYNTFNYNTYLYNTYNPNTTYNCSSYHTYSSYNYNTYNCNTYHPTTTIPTTTSISTSSTTSTPTTTTPTATIPTTTPTTTATPTTSTTPSTTSPSTTTPTFTTTTTRTSTTAISTTTTMYTTTIPTTPSISTSSTTSTPTTTTPTTPTSTTTTPTTTTATTTIPTTTSISTSSTTTTPTTTTPTATIPTTTPTTSATTTTSTTTSSTTSTPTTTTPTTPTSTTMTPTTTTATTTIPTTTTISTSSTTSTPTTTTPTAKIPTTTPTTSATPTTSTTPYTTSPSTTTPTFTTPTTRTSTTAISTTTTMYTTTIPTTTSISTSSTTSTPTTTTPTTPTSTTTTPTTTRATTTIPTTTTTTTTTPTTPTSTTMTPTTTTTIPTTTTISTSSTTSTPTTTTPTAKIPTTTPTTTATPTTTTTSTPPTTTPTTPTPTTATTTTPTTTSISTSSTTSTPTTTTPTTTIPTTTPTTTATPTTSKTPSTTSPSTTTPTFTTPTTRTSTTAISTTTTMHTTTIPTITTATTTTPTSTALPITPTPTPTTTATPTTPTAPTTTTPSSTSPTSTTPTTPTPPTTAVPTTPTAPTTTTPTTATPTTNIYDCNIYHNYNAHHYNTYHYNSYNYNTYKHSTSHYTNSNTYHNCNSYHTYSTYHYDTFIYVTYLYNTYNPNTTHNCSSYHTYSSYHYNTYNCNIYHRNIYHYDTYKHNSYHYKSFYYYNIYIYITYHSNTDNHTTYLYYYTYHNCSTYHYNTYHYNNCKYKISHCNTYHYNSTHPKYNTCHYITFHYKNYTYNTNIYNIYHYNTYDYCTYYYSHHHYHNTYHHNTYHYKIYCNFSTYHKYNTYRYNTNYNTHHNSSHHHHFNNYQNTFHYYAYDNSNTNH from the exons ATGCACTTCACTGATGATGAGAG TACCTACCACCATGACACCTACAACTACCACAGCTACCACTACAATACCTACCACTACATCTATATCTACATCATCTACCACTTCAacaccaacaactacaacatcTACCACCTCAACATCTACCACTATGACACCTACAACTACCACAGCTACCACTACAATACCTACCACTACATCTATATCTACATCATCTACCACTTCAacaccaacaactacaacacCTATCGCCACAATACCTACAACAACACGTACTACAAGTGCTACACCCACCACAAGTACAACAACTTCCACTACATCACCTTCAACTACAACACCTTCAACTACAACACCTACCTTTACAACTTCTACGACCAGAACATCTACGACTGCAACACCTACCACAACTACAATGTATACCACTACAACACCTACCATTACAacagctacaactacaacacCTACAAGTACGGCACTTCCCATTACACCAACTCCAACACCTACCACAACTGCAACTCCTACCACACCTACAGCACCTACCACTACAACACCTTCAACTACAACACCTACCTCTACAACACCTACAACCCCAACACCACCTACAACTGCAGTTCCTACCACACCTACAgctcctacaactacaacacctACAACTGCAACACCTACCACC CTACCACTACAATACCTACCACTACGTCTATATCTACATCATCTACCACTTCAacaccaacaactacaacacCTACCGCCACAATACCTACAACAACGCCTACTACAACTGCAACACCCACCACAAGTACAACACCTTCCACTACATCACCTTCAACTACAACACCTACCTTTACAACTACTACGACCAGAACATCTACGACTGCAATATCTACCACAACTACAATGTATACCACTACAATACCTACCACTCCATCTATATCTACATCATCTACCACTTCAacaccaacaactacaacacCTACCACCCCAACATCTACCACTACAACACCTACAACTACCACAGCTACCACTACAATACCTACCACTACATCTATATCTACATCATCTACCActacaacaccaacaactacaacacCTACCGCCACAATACCTACAACAACACCTACTACAAGTGCTACAACCACCACAAGTACAA CTACATCATCTACCACTTCAacaccaacaactacaacacCTACCACCCCAACATCTACCACAATGACACCTACAACTACCACAGCTACCACTACAATACCTACCACTACAACTATATCTACATCATCTACCACTTCAacaccaacaactacaacacCTACCGCCAAAATACCTACAACAACACCTACTACAAGTGCTACACCCACAACAAGTACAACACCTTACACTACATCACCTTCAACTACAACACCTACCTTTACAACTCCTACGACCAGAACATCTACGACTGCAATATCTACCACAACTACAATGTATACCACTACAATACCTACCACTACATCTATATCTACATCATCTACCACTTCAacaccaacaactacaacacCTACCACCCCAACATCTACCACAACGACACCTACAACTACCAGAGCTACCACTACAATACCTACCACTACAACTA caacaactacaacacCTACCACCCCAACATCTACCACTATGACAcctacaactaccactacaaTACCTACGACTACAACTATATCTACATCATCTACCACTTCAacaccaacaactacaacacCTACCGCCAAAATACCTACAACAACACCTACTACAACTGCTACACCCACCACAA CTACCACTTCAACACCACCAACTACAACACCTACCACCCCAACACCTACCACAGCTACCACTACAACACCTACCACTACGTCTATATCTACATCATCTACCACTTCAacaccaacaactacaacacCTACCACCACAATACCTACAACAACACCTACTACAACTGCTACACCCACCACAAGTAAAACACCTTCCACTACATCACCTTCAACTACAACACCTACCTTTACAACTCCTACGACCAGAACATCTACGACTGCAATATCTACCACAACTACAATGCACACCACTACAATACCTACCATTACAacagctacaactacaacacCTACAAGTACAGCACTTCCTATTACACCAACTCCAACACCTACCACAACTGCAACTCCTACCACACCTACAGCACCTACCACTACAACACCTTCATCTACGTCACCTACCTCTACAACACCTACAACCCCAACACCACCTACAACTGCAGTTCCTACCACACCTACAGCACCTACCACTACAACACCTACAACTGCAACACCTACCACC AACATCTACGACTGCAATATCTACCACAACTACAATGCACACCACTACAATACCTACCATTACAacagctacaactacaacacCTACAAGCACAGCACTTCCCATTACACCAACTCCAACACCTACCACAACTGCAACTCCTACCACACCTACAGCACCTACCATTATGACACCTTCATCTACGTCACCTACCTCTACAACACCTACAACCCCAACACCACCCACAACTGCAGTTCCTACCACACCTACAGCTCCTACCACTACAACACCTACAACTGCAACATCTACCACCGCAACATCTACCACTATGACACCTACAAGCACAACAGCTACCACTACAAATCCTTCTACTACtacaacatctacatctacatcacctacCACTCCAACACCGACAACCACACCACCTACCTATACTATTACACATACCACAACTGCAGCACGTACCACTACAATACATACCACTACAACAACTGCAAGTACAAAATCTCTCACTGCAACACCTACCATTACAACAG CACCCACCCAAAGTACAACACCTGTCATTACATCACCTTCCACTACAAGAACTACACGTACAACACCAACATCTACAACATCTACCACTACAACACTTACGACTACTGCACCTACTACTACagtcaccaccactaccacaacACCTATCACCACAACACCTACCACTACAAGATTTACTGCAACTTCAGCACCTACCACAAGTACAACACCTACCGCTACAACACCAACTATAACACCCACCACAATAGCAGCCACCATCACCACTTCAACAACTATCAGAACACCTTCCACTATTACGCCTACGACAACAGCAACACCAACCACTAA